Sequence from the Ignavibacteriales bacterium genome:
TTTCAGAATAGTTATTTCCATATTTGGTTAGTGCATCAGCTAATACTAAACCAAGCTAAAAATGAAAATGAGATTAATTACAATTCGGAATTGCATTTACTTATTTTCGCCAGAATCTTTTTATACCTAAAGATTTCATTTAACAAAGGATATTATAAATGAAAATGTTTGGTGGACCAACTTCAATAAATTTGAAAATACTTTTACTCTTCCTGGCTTTTGGAATTGCCATTGGAACATTCTTTTACACTAATTCTTTGGTTGAAAAACTACAAAAAAAAGACAAGCAAATTGTTGAGCTATATGCAAAAGGATTAGAGTACTTAATTAACGCAGAAGATAATTCTTCTAACCTTACATTTGTTTTTGAAAATGTAATTAAGCCAATTGATTTCCCTATCATTTTAACTGATCGTAAAGATGAAATAAACTTGAAGGATAAAACGAGCTACCGGAATTTAGTTATTGACTCAACTTTGTCACCCCCCGAACAATTAAAAATTTTAAAGACAAAAATTAATGAAATGAACGAGATCAATTCACCGATAGTTGTTTCATACAAAGATTCCATCATCTTTGGTAAAATACATTATGGCGACTCTGACCTGATAAAACAACTGCGCAACTATCCATACCTTCAAATTTTTGCAGCGGCAATGTTCATTTTGGCTGGCTATATAAGTTTTAGCAGCATAAAGAAACGGGAGCAAAGTAATATTTGGGTTGGAATGGCAAAGGAAACTGCTCATCAACTTGGTACTCCAATTTCCAGCTTAATGGGCTGGTCCGAGATTTTAAGCTTGAATTATAAAAATCCCGATAAAGTTTTAGATATAACTGAAGAAATAAAAAACGATTTGATCCGCTTAAATAAAATTGCGCAAAGATTTTCTAAGATCGGCTCTAATCCTGAACTGAAAGAAACAAATCTGCAAGAACAGATAAATAAAACGATTAAATATTTCGAACGAAGACTTCCGCAGATTGGTAAGAATGTTTCTCTAACAATTGAAGGATCCGGGAATGTTTATGTCAAATTAAATCCTGAATTGTTTGAATGGGTATTAGAAAATTTAATTAAGAATGCGCTTGATGCAATTGAAGGGAAAAAAGGAGCAATTACTTTTCAAATATTTGAAAAGAACAGAACAATAGAAATAGAAGTTACAGACACGGGAAAAGGAATCGAATTAAAAAGAAGAAAAGATGTCTTTCGTCCGGGATACAGTACAAAGAGAAGAGGCTGGGGATTGGGACTTAGTTTATCTAAAAGAATAATTGAAGGATATCATAAAGGAAAAATTTTCGTTAAGACTTCATCTCCGGAAGGAACAACCTTCAAAATTGTTTTGAAAAAAGTTTAACAACTGAAGTTTGATTTCTGTAAAAATATTTTGTTAAAAATTTTCAATTTCAACAATCTGGTTTCAACTCATTTCCAGCATTCGTGTAATTGGTGTTAAAGCTTTCACCCAGACAGATTCTTCCATTTCAATTTGTGGATTTTTATTTTTCATGCACAAATAAAGTTTTTCAAGTGTGTTCTTTTTCATAAATGGACAATTATTACATGAACAATTTTTTTCCGGTGGAGCAGGAATAAATGTTTTTCCTTTAGTATGGTTTTCCATTTGATGAATTATTCCAGGCTCAGTTGCAACAATATAAGCGGATGATGAATCAGTCTGGACATAATTCAATAACATACTTGTTGAACCGATAAAATCAGCGTATTTTAGGACGGCTTCTTCACACTCCGGATGTGCAATTATTTTAGCTTGTGGATTTTTTATTTTAAGTGATATAATTTTCTTCTCGCTAAAAGTTTCGTGAACTATGCAAGTTCCATCCCATAATGTCATCTCTCTCCCAGTTTTCTTTTTCAAAAATCCACCAAGATTTCTATCCGGTGAAAATAATATTGGTTTATCTGGAGGAATCTGGTTTATTATTTTTTCTGCATTACTGGATGTGCAAATGATGTCACTCAAGGCTTTAACTGCGGCAGTGCAGTTTATATAAGTTATTGCAACATGATCAGGATGTTTTTCTCTAAAGGATTTGAATAGCGGAGCTGGGCAACTATCTGCTAACGAACAACCAGCTTCTAAATCCGGCAGTAATACTAATTTATTCGGATTTAAAATCTTTGCTGTTTCTGCCATAAAATGAACACCTGCAAAAACAATTACATCAGCATTTGTTGCTTTCGCCTTTCTAGCAAGGTCCAGACTATCTCCAATAAAATCAGCAATATCTTGTATTTCAGATTCCTGGTAATAATGTGCAAGAATTACTGCATTCAATTCTTTTTTAAGCGCAAGTATTTCCCTGGTATAATCTATTTCATTATTCATTATAAAATTAGCCATATAAAAATTCTATGTTTACTACTGTATAAATTTAATCAATAATAAGTCTGGGTTTCAAGGGGAAAAATCGTTTAGTTGCTTTTCCTATCTTTTAGAAAAACTTTTATTCTTTTCTCAAAAACAAAATTTTAATTTTTCTTTACATTGATTCCTGCGGAAATAAAAAGAATTTCTATGGCATTTTGTTTGAGTACGTAGTTCCGCTGCTGTGAAGCAGTTGAAAAACATAGTTTCTCATCCCTCCTTTAAATGACAAACTATCTGCCGTGGTTGTGCCCTCTTCCACGGCAGTTTTATTTTTAAATCATAAAGGAAATAATAGGAGAGATTCAATAATTTTTATTTTGAAAGAATCATCTTTAGAATTTTTAATTTTGATCCAGCTTTCGAATTGAATTCCAATTTGCAGAAATATATACCACTTGGATAATTTTGAGCATTCCATTCAATATTATAATGCCCGGGTTCTTCAATTTGTTCCTTCAATAGAGTTACCTGTTCACCTAGAATATTGAAAATTCCTATTTTCACAATTCCGGTTTCGGATAAATTATATTCAATGTTAGTGGTTGGATTAAACGGATTTGGATAATTTTGTTCTAATATAAAACCATTTGGAAAATTGTTACCAGTAACTTCAACTTGGCTGCTGTATTTATATTTACCGTCATTATCAATTTGTTTTAAGCGATAAATATAATTTCCGCTTGAAACTGTTCTATCAATATAAGAATATTCTTTAGGCGAGTTGCTGTTTCCATTTCCATTTATAAAACCCAAAGTACTCCACTCTTCACTCTTCATTCTTCGTTCTACATTAAACCCATAGTTGTTCACTTCAGTTGCTGTTTTCCAACTCAGTTTTACTTCTTTACCAATTAGGTTTGCTGTAAAGGAAGTAAGCTCAACAGGAAGTAAAGAACCGTCTGATTTTAAATTAGTTGCATAAATATCGTAGGTAGCAATGTTTCTATAATCATTCCAGCAAATAATAGCACCTTCACTTCCATTGCTTATTAAAACCTGATCTGATTGTGATCTAATTGCCCCACATATTAATTTTCCATTTGAAGTCCAACCGGAATGAACAGAACCACCAGCATCCATACGTTGGGCATAAATATCCTGGTCTGAACCACGTTGATCGAGCCAGGAAATAATTGCACCACCAATTCCGTCACTAATTATTTCAGGATTATTTTGGTGCACTAAGGCATTACATACTACATTACCACCTGTTGACCAACCGCTTGGAAAAGTACCGCTTCCGTTAATACGCTGCGCATAAATATCATTATTACTTTCACCCTGAAACCATGTTACAAAAACTCCGCCGCTCCCATCACTTGCAATTTTGGGTAGACACAAATCTTGTATCATTGAAACTGATATTCCTTTAGGCCATCCAGTAACTACTGCACCGCTTCCATCAAAATGCGTAGCAGAAACTGAAACATAACTAACATATGACGAATTTTCCCACGTAAAAAAAGCGCCTCCGCTTCCGTCACTTATTAATTGTGGATGTCTTTCGTTAAATCCATCCGCATCATTACACACAGCAACACCATCGGTTGTCCATAATGTACTGCCGGTTGAATTTATACGCTGTGCATAAACATCATGCTTGGTGCCAGATCTATAATCCTCCCAGCAAATAATAGCGCCTCCGTAACCATCGCTGGTTATTTTGGGATAGATTTGATCTCTAGAAGCTCCGCATATTTGAATGCCAACATTTACACCTAAAGTTAACCATTGGGGAACTCCAGCCCCATCAATTCTTTGAGCATAGATATTGTTAGTCGAAGATTCATCCCGTGAATCATACCATGTTATAATAGCGCCATGATTTCCATCTGTCGTTATAACGGGAGACCAATGTGAACCGATATCACCTACAAAAACTATATTACCGCCTGCTGTCCATTTAATAATTCCATTGGCATCTATCCTTTGCGCATAAATGTCTGTATAACTTCCTCTTCGAAAATCTACCCATGTTACTATTGCGCCACCACTGCCATCACTTACAACAGCAGCCTGAGTTTGAACACCTGTTGCAGTGCAAACAGCAATTCCATTTAATGCCCATTTTACAACACCGCTTGCATCAATTCGTTGTGCATAAATATCCCGTCCAGTAGTGCTTGTATTACGTTCATCAAACCAAACAATAATAACTCCTCCGCTGCCATCGCTGCAAATACAAGGAGGATATCCATTATCTTTACCCCAAGCTCCAACACAAACCGGATTATTTACTAAAGGATCCGGTGACCATTGAGAATAAGTGATAGATAAGAAAGGAATTGATAAAATAAGGAAGACGAACAATATTAGTAGTTTTTTCATAACCGCCTCTGAAGTAACTTATAGAAAAAGAAAAATATATTAAAAAGATATTGTTCGTAATAAAAAGGATATTAAACGGATGTAATTTTATATAAATCGGAGAGTAATGTCAATAATTAAATCGATAGTTTTTAATGCTTGTGATTATCAATACCAGATTGGTTTGGGATTTAAATTTAGGATTATTGTATTCTGTAAAACACTCAGTATTAAGTCCTAAATTTCACATACCTAATTACTAATTTCAAAATTGATAATTGGCATTTGGAAATTGTTTATTATCTGTCCTTTGTATTTTGGAATTTCAATTAAAGATTATTTCTCCATCAAAAACTGTCATTTCAACTTTCACAGTTTTTATCATAACCGGATCGATTGTTAGAATATCTTTATTAAGAATTACGAAATCTGCCAGTTTACCAACTTCAATACTGCCTTTAATTTTTTCTTCGAATGACGCATAAGCATTGTTTATTGTATAGCATTTAATTGCATCTTCAATAGAAATTTTTTGCTCAGGTATCCATCCACCGGGATTTTTATCATCCAAAGTTCTTCTGGTAACGGCAGCATAAATTCCAAGTATTGCATTAAGCGGCGCAACTGACCAATCACTGCCAAAACATAATTTTACTCCGGCATTAAGAAAGGATTTAAACGGATAAATATCTTTCAATCTTTCTTTGCCAATTCTTTTTTCTGCCCAGCAGCCATCATCTATTGCATGGTAAGGTTGAACCGAAGCGATTACCCCAAGTTTTGCAAACCGATCAACATCAGTCCGTATTACATGCTGAGCATGCTCAATTCTAAATCTTCTATCCCAAACTGGATTAATCTTTTCAATTTCTTCAAACATATCAAGCATCAACGAGTTTGCGCTATCACCAATTGCATGAATACAAAGCTGAAGTTTATTCTTATCAGCATTTATGGACCATTTTTTTAAGCTGCCATCTGTAACAATTTCCATCGCTAAACCATTCGTGGTTTTATCCTGAACATATGGCTCAAAAAATAAAGCTGTGCTGGAACCAAGCGAACCATCTGCAAAAGCTTTAAGCGAACCTAATTTTAATTTGTTGCTGCCAAATCCATATTGTATTCCAAGGTTGCTAAGATTTTCATTATCATAAACAGGAAGCCGGGTATAGATGCGGCAGGTTAGTTTGTTTTCACGTTCAAACTTTTGATAAGTTCTCAGATCATTTTGATAAGTAATATCCTGTACCGAAGTGAATCCATTTTTCTTTGCTTCATCAAGCGCTGCAGTTAAAGCTGCTTCGTATTCCTTTTCTGAAGGGGTCGGAACCAAACCATAAACCAGGTTCATTGCATTATCTTTCAGCATACCAGTTGGCTCACCCGTTTTTAAATCTTTTACAATCACTCCACCATCAGGATTCGGAGTATCTTTTGTAATTCCAGCAAGTTTAAGTGCACAGGAATTTGCTAATCCCATATGTCCGTCAAATCGGTTTACAAAGATTGGTGTAGTGGGAGAAAAATCATCAATCCATTCTTTTGCAGGAAGTTCTTTTACTTCCCAGGCTTCGTGGTCCCAATCGCCTCCGGTTATCCATTTGGATTTATTTTTAGAAACGTAATCTTTAAGAATAGCTTTAAACTCTTTTGTTGATTTTGCTTTCCGTAAATCAATCCCCAACAATTGAAATCCACCGCTTAGAAAGTGAACATGGTTATCAATAAAACCCGGAAGCATTAATCTTCCATTAAGATCAGTTACCTGTGTATGTTTATCAATCAGAGTTTTAGCTTCTGCATTGCTGCCAACAAAAATTATTTTATTGCCATCCGTTACAACTGCTTCAGCAATCGGTTGTTGATTATTAACCGTATAAATTTTTCCATTGATGAATGCTTTTTTTGTGGTTTGCGAAGTTAGATTTGTATTCATAACTATTCCAATCAATATTATGATGATTAATGATTTCATTTTTATTCCTGTGGAAATTCTTTTCCGCAAAATACGAAAAGAAATAATTTCTAGTGAGGTGTTTTTCAAAAAGATTTCTAAATCTTTATCTTTGAATCGGAAAAGTAAAGTGTTTTGATCGCTTAATAGGTAATTGAAAATTTGAGGGAAATGAATTGTTTGATTGTTTAATTGCTAAATTACTGTAAAAATTTAACCATAAAACAATTTTTCAGATTCATTAACTATTTTGAAATTGCTTGATTATTAAACAAAGGAATTAAACATAAATGACAAAAGTAAAAGTGCATCGTCCATCGTGGGATAATTATTTTTTAAAACTTGCTATGTTAGTTTCAGAACGTTCAACCTGCCCGCGTATGCACTGCGGTTGCGTGCTTGTAAGAGACAAACAAATTTTATCAACTGGTTACAATGGCTCAATCCCAGGTGATGTTCATTGTGAAGATGAAGGTTGTCTAATCGTTGATAATCACTGTGTTAGAACTATCCACGCAGAAATGAATGCAATCCTTCAATGTTCCACTAATGGAACAAGTACAATTGGTGCAACCGCATACATAACAAATATGCCTTGTACTAATTGCTCTAAAGCTTTAATTGGTGCACAGGTTAGAGAGATAGTGATTTTTTCCGACTATCACGATACCATGGCAGAAGATTTTTTCAGGAAAGCAGGCGTTGCAATTAAACGACTTGAAATGCCTTCAATTACAATAAATTACGATTTGAAAAGTTATTCATCTGCAAAGAAAACGGTTAGGAGTAAGTAGGAAAGTAGAAATGGGAAGGGGAAAGGAGCAAGGTTAGGCAGATTAGGGTTAAAATAAATCCAAAAACAGGATTCTGAATACATTCTTATGGCTCCTTTCTTCTTTTAAAAAGAAAAGTTTTATATTTGTAAAAAAAGTTAGCATAATGCCGTATAAAGAATTATTAAAAAAGTACAATAATCCAAAAAATTTCTTTAACCGGGACCTTAGCTGGTTGGAATTTAACAGAAGAGTTTTGGAAGAAGCGCTTAACCCAGAATTGCCGCTTCTTGATAAGATAAAATTTCTTTCAATCTTTAGCTCCAACCTGGATGAATTTTATATGATCAGAGTTTCTGGTTTAAAAGATCAGGTTGCTGCAAAAGTTAGCGAACCAACTATCGATGGACTTACTCCAAAGGAGTTGCTCAAAAAGATTGAAAAGGAAGTTCAGGAAATGCTTAAAACAGTAATGGACTTCTGGAAGGATGAAATTTTACCTGCCCTTAAAAGGAATAATATTCTTATAGTTGAAGCAGATGAACTTTTAGAAAATGAATTAACTTTATTAGATGAGTATTTTAAGAAAGAAATTTATCCGGTATTAACTCCCTTAGCGTTCGATCCAGGCAGACCATTCCCATATATATCGAACCTTAGTTTAAGTCTTGCAGTATTAGTTAAAAAACCAACAGGTGAAAAACATTTTGCCCGCGTTAAAGTTCCAAGCATATTGCCAAGGTTGATGCCAGTAAATGATATCGTTAATCCCAATAAAAAGAAAAGCAATGGGAATGAAGCAATAAGATTAATTTGGTTGGGAAGCGTGATAAAAAGAAATCTTAACCTGCTTTTTCCGGGAATGGAAATTCTTGAAGCACATCGATTTAGAATTACACGAGATACTGACCTTGAATTGCAGGAAGATGAAGCCGATGATTTATTGCAGGTGATTGAAGAAACAATTAAACAACGCCGGTTCGGTTCTGTCGTTCGTCTTGAAGTTGAAAACGCCATGCCTGAGTTTATGATCGATACTTTGATTGAAAACATGCAAATTACCCGCGATGATGTTGATATTGTTGATGGACCCATTGGGTTAAGTTATGTTTTGATGCTTTATGACCTTCCCTTTCACGATCTTAAAGAAAAAGTACATTACCCAGTTATCCCCCACATTTTTGAGGAAGCAGAAAATATTTTTAGTTTGATTCGTCAACGGGATATTCTTATTCATCATCCGTATCATTCATTTAATCCCGTAATTGATTTTATTAAAGCAGCAACCAAAGATCCTGATGTTATAGCAATTAAACAGACTTTGTATAGAGTTGGATCAAATTCCCCAATTATCGAATCCCTGATTGAAGCAGCAGAATTAGGAAAGCAGGTTGCGGTACTTGTGGAATTGAAAGCAAGATTCGATGAAGAAAATAATATTTATTGGGCAAGAGAACTTGAAAAAGTTGGTGTTCATGTAGTTTATGGTTTACTTGGGTTAAAAACACATGCCAAAATGACTCTGGTAGTTCGCAAGGAATTTGACGGGCTTAAAAGATATGTTCATCTTGGTACAGGAAATTATAACTCTTCAACTGCAAAGATTTATACAGATTTAGGTTTGTTTACAGATGATGAAGATATCTGCTCGGATGTTTCTGAAATTTTCAACTTCCTAACTGGTTATTCCGGACAAAAAGATTTTAAGAAATTAATTGTTGCTCCTATAAATATGAAAGAGAGATTTCTGAAATTAATTTATCGAGAAATTGAAAATGTAAAAGCTGGGGGCAAGGGTCACCTTATATTTAAAATGAATTCACTTGTTGATCCAGAATTAATCTCCGCCATATACGAGGCATCGAATAGTGGTGTTAAAATAGAAATGATTGTTAGAGGAATTTGTTGTTTAATCCCCGGAGTTGAAGGACTAAGTGAAAACATACAAGTGATAAGTATTGTTGGCAGATATTTGGAACACAGCCGCGTTTATTACTTTTACAATAATGGAAGTGAAGATATTTATTTAAGCAGTGCTGATTTAATGCAGCGCAATCTTGAAAGAAGAGTTGAAATTTGTTTCCCGATAGAAGATGAGCATATAAAACATACTATCATCCGTACGTTGTTGAATGCTTCATTTAAAGATAATGTTAAAGCACGTATACTGCTCCCGAATGGAAAGTATGTTCATAAAATTCCTGAGAATGGAGCAAAGAAAATTAACTCTCAGGAGTGGTTGATGAATTATGCGATAAAGGAGAACAGTAAAAAACTAAAACAAAATATTTAGAACCGCAAAATATTGATGTTAAATTTTGTGAACCTCTCTAATTAAATCAATGTTATAAAATCAAATTCAAGTTTTTAGAAATGAAGTTTTTGGAGGAACGATGCCTGAATTGTCAAATGAAAATATTTTGAATTCATTAAGAAAAGTAGATGACCCGGATCTTCGCAAAGATCTGGTAACACTTGGAATGATCAAAGATATTAAAATTAATGGAAATGATGTTTCCTTAACGGTAGAACTTACAACCCCAGCCTGTCCACTTAAAGATAAAATAAAGAGTGATTGCATTGAAGCAATTAAAAATGATATCCCAACCGTTGGCAATATTTCTATTGAAATGTCATCAAATGTGGGAACACACAATGACGATAGAAAATCTGTTATTCTGCCCAATGTTAAAAATACAATTGCTATTGCAAGCGGTAAAGGTGGAGTTGGAAAAAGCACAGTTGCAGTTAATCTTGCCGTAGCACTTGCAAAAGATGGCGCTAAAGTTGGCTTACTGGATGCAGATATTTATGGTCCAAGTATTCCAATAATGCTTGGGATAAATGAAAGACCCAAAGTAATCCAGGAAAATGGAGGTGTTAGAATAATTCCTCTTGAAAAATATGGTTTAAAAATCATGTCAATCGGCTTTCTGATTGATGAGCAAACCCCGGTAATTTGGCGCGGTCCAATGGCAAGTGGCGCAGTAAAACAATTTATGTCCGATGTAGATTGGGGCGAACTTGATTACCTTATTTTCGATTTGCCTCCAGGTACCGGCGATATACAACTTACACTGGTTCAAACTATTCCACTAACCGGTGCAGTTATAGTAACCACACCGCAGGAAGTATCCCTGGTAGATGCACGAAAAGGACTGTTAATGTTCGGAAGAGTTAATGTTCCTGTGTTTGGTATTGTGGAAAATATGAGTTATTTTTTAGCGCCTGATACTGGAATTCGGTATGATATTTTTGGCACCGGTGGCGGTTCAAAACTTGCACTTGAGAATAAAATTGAATTCCTTGGTGGAATTCCAATAGATCCGAGAATTAGAATCGGTGGTGATAAAGGTGTTCCAATTGTATATGATTTACCCGATACTGAGTATTCGCAGATAATTCAAAAAATTTCCAGGGATTTGGCAGCCCAAATTAGTATTAATTTAATCTCACGGGCTTCAAAAAAAGTAGAGATTTTACTTGGTGAAGAGAAATAAGCATTAAATTATCGAGAATCCTTTATGGAAGAAAAAGTATTAAAGGCTTTGGAATCAATACGTCCTTATTTGCAGGCTGATGGCGGAGATGTTGAATTAATCAGAGTAACACCGGAAGGAATAGTTGAAGTTAAATTAACAGGTGCATGCGGGCATTGCCCAATGTCTCAAATGACATTACGGGCTGGAGTTGAACGAGCATTGATCCGCGAAGTGCCTGGTATAAGACGCGTTGAAGCTGTGAACGGTTAGTAATGTTTTCTATTGCAAAATAAGCAATTTAAGTGATGATTTTGTTTGTTTATTATTCAAGAGTTTTACTCTTCATAAATTAAGATCCAGATAAAAACCCACAGCTTAAATTTAGAAAAGAATCAAACAACCTGTAATTATAAATTTTTTAGGTGAACAGAATGCGAAAAAAAATAATCGCCGGAAATTGGAAGATGAACAATGATATTTCGGCAACAAAAAATCTTATTAATGAATTAAAAACAAAATTGCAAAATGAAAATTTACAAACCGGTATAATTATTTGTCCTCCATTCACTTCACTTGAAACAGCAAGTACTTTGGTATATGGCACAAAAATACTGCTTGGTGCGCAAAATATGCACTTTGAAGACAGTGGTGCATTTACTGGTGAGATTTCCGCTAATATGCTAAAAAACGCTGGCTGTACATTTGTAATTCTTGGGCACTCAGAACGCCGTACTATATTTAATGAATCCGATGAACTTATAAATAAGAAAATGAAGAAAGCTTTATCCGCAACATTAAAACCTATATTTTGTGTTGGAGAAACATTACAGCAAAGAGAAGAAGGAATTACCGAAACAATTATAAAAACACAAATTGTTGAAGGTTTGAAAGATATAAAAGAAAATGAATTAGAAAATATTATTATCGCATATGAACCGGTTTGGGCAATTGGAACAGGCAGAAACGCAACTCCACAACAAGCTCAGGAAGTTCATCTTTTCATCAGAACTTTAATAAGCAAACTTTACTCTGATAGTGCTGCTCAAAACATGGTTATCCAATACGGTGGAAGTGTTAAGCCAGATAATGCAAAAGAACTTCTTTCTCAACAGGATGTGGACGGTGCATTAGTAGGTGGAGCTTGTTTAAAAGCCGACTCATTTATTTCTATTATCAAATCCGCATAAATCATTCGTTTTAAGCCTTTTCTTTTTTTTTGAAAAGGCTTAAAAATGCTTTATTTTCCCGCTTTTTATATTGATTTGCCTCCTCAAAAGTAGTATCTTTAGTGTCCTTTTTTTTAACGTTAAACACTAATAATGAAATCAAAATTTATTGTATACATTCTAATCACATTTCTTGCATTAGCCAACCTTAACCTGGGACAAGTTGTAATAAAAGAACTTGGAAGAAAAGACGTTGAGAACATCGATAGCGTTTCTTTTGGTGGCTCCAAACTAAGAAAAACAATCGATCTTAATGGAAGGTGGGATGTATATCTTCCAAATGAATTTGAAAAGAGAAAATCTGTTACAGTTCCATCAAGCTTTACTGGTGAAGAAGTTCTGGTTTACGAGAAAAATTTGAATCTTGACCCCGTAACAATATCAGAAAATCATTTCAGACTTGTTTTCAATGGAATTAATTATTCCGCAGAAATTATGCTGAATTATTTTGTAATCTACAAACATTCTGGCGGAGATTACCCAATCAAAATAGATTTGCCTAAAGACATTTTGAAAACTAAAGGAAAGAATATACTAACGGTTAAAGTATTTCATCAAATTAATTCTGATGAAAGTATACCGGTTGAACAACGTTTACTTTTCCCGGAAAATTTTGGGGGAATTGCACGAAACGTTTTTCTTGAAGTAATGCCAAAAGTATTTTTATCCGGTTGGGAACATTCTTACAATGTTTCCGGCACATCAAGAGCTAACCTAAATATCAATGCAAAATTTATAAATAATAATGGAATTAATAAGAGCGATACTCTTTCCAATTCAAATTCCTTTTCTTGCAGGTTACGGCTCGTTTCACCAACTGGGGAAGAAGTTATTTCCAATTATGTTCAAAGCTTTATCCTTTTGCCAAGAAAGGAAAAAAATCTTTCGATGTCATTCGATTTGAATAATCTTCAACTTTGGTCTCCACAAAATCCAAGGATTTATAAGCTTACAATTCAACTTGTACGGAACGATGTAGTAATTGATGAAATAATAAAACCAATTTCTTTTTATTCACTTCAGGCTCATAAAGATTCCTTAACATTAAACGGACACAGTTTTACATTAAATGGCGTAACTTATTATGCCTCATATGTAAATAATGGTAACCTGGCTTCTTACCAGCAAATGAAAGAAGATGTAAAAATCATTAAGTCTATTGGTTTTAATGCAATCAGGTTTGCAAAGGGAACGCCCGACCCGGTAATGCTAAATCTTTGTGAGGAATTTGGTTTGCTTGCACTGATAGAATTACCGTTGAATAGTATTCCTACCCAGATATGCTGGAATGCAAATTTTAAGGAGCGCGTTAAAAGTTTTTTAATTCCTTTTATTAACAGCTATAAAGAATATGGCGCTGTAGCTGCTGTTGGATTAGGTAGTTCATATGTTTCAAATTCTTTTGAACAGGCAGAATTTTTAAAAGAACTTGGTGCTATTACTAAAATGTATTTTAACAAACTAACATTTGCTTC
This genomic interval carries:
- the ppk1 gene encoding polyphosphate kinase 1, whose product is MPYKELLKKYNNPKNFFNRDLSWLEFNRRVLEEALNPELPLLDKIKFLSIFSSNLDEFYMIRVSGLKDQVAAKVSEPTIDGLTPKELLKKIEKEVQEMLKTVMDFWKDEILPALKRNNILIVEADELLENELTLLDEYFKKEIYPVLTPLAFDPGRPFPYISNLSLSLAVLVKKPTGEKHFARVKVPSILPRLMPVNDIVNPNKKKSNGNEAIRLIWLGSVIKRNLNLLFPGMEILEAHRFRITRDTDLELQEDEADDLLQVIEETIKQRRFGSVVRLEVENAMPEFMIDTLIENMQITRDDVDIVDGPIGLSYVLMLYDLPFHDLKEKVHYPVIPHIFEEAENIFSLIRQRDILIHHPYHSFNPVIDFIKAATKDPDVIAIKQTLYRVGSNSPIIESLIEAAELGKQVAVLVELKARFDEENNIYWARELEKVGVHVVYGLLGLKTHAKMTLVVRKEFDGLKRYVHLGTGNYNSSTAKIYTDLGLFTDDEDICSDVSEIFNFLTGYSGQKDFKKLIVAPINMKERFLKLIYREIENVKAGGKGHLIFKMNSLVDPELISAIYEASNSGVKIEMIVRGICCLIPGVEGLSENIQVISIVGRYLEHSRVYYFYNNGSEDIYLSSADLMQRNLERRVEICFPIEDEHIKHTIIRTLLNASFKDNVKARILLPNGKYVHKIPENGAKKINSQEWLMNYAIKENSKKLKQNI
- the apbC gene encoding iron-sulfur cluster carrier protein ApbC; this translates as MPELSNENILNSLRKVDDPDLRKDLVTLGMIKDIKINGNDVSLTVELTTPACPLKDKIKSDCIEAIKNDIPTVGNISIEMSSNVGTHNDDRKSVILPNVKNTIAIASGKGGVGKSTVAVNLAVALAKDGAKVGLLDADIYGPSIPIMLGINERPKVIQENGGVRIIPLEKYGLKIMSIGFLIDEQTPVIWRGPMASGAVKQFMSDVDWGELDYLIFDLPPGTGDIQLTLVQTIPLTGAVIVTTPQEVSLVDARKGLLMFGRVNVPVFGIVENMSYFLAPDTGIRYDIFGTGGGSKLALENKIEFLGGIPIDPRIRIGGDKGVPIVYDLPDTEYSQIIQKISRDLAAQISINLISRASKKVEILLGEEK
- a CDS encoding NifU family protein — its product is MEEKVLKALESIRPYLQADGGDVELIRVTPEGIVEVKLTGACGHCPMSQMTLRAGVERALIREVPGIRRVEAVNG
- the tpiA gene encoding triose-phosphate isomerase, whose translation is MRKKIIAGNWKMNNDISATKNLINELKTKLQNENLQTGIIICPPFTSLETASTLVYGTKILLGAQNMHFEDSGAFTGEISANMLKNAGCTFVILGHSERRTIFNESDELINKKMKKALSATLKPIFCVGETLQQREEGITETIIKTQIVEGLKDIKENELENIIIAYEPVWAIGTGRNATPQQAQEVHLFIRTLISKLYSDSAAQNMVIQYGGSVKPDNAKELLSQQDVDGALVGGACLKADSFISIIKSA